A window from Prosthecochloris marina encodes these proteins:
- a CDS encoding efflux RND transporter periplasmic adaptor subunit, whose product MNKKVLVGAAVFFAVIVFAVVWGMALRKQESATKLREVQAGTGTIRETVSTTGVVEPRNRLKIQSSVAGRVEEVLVDEGVMVTKGDRLALLSSTERAALLDAARLRDKKEQAYWETVYSKAAILAPIEGQVIVRSIEPGQTVTTSDSLFVLSDRLIVIAYVDETDIGRVSQGQDATITLDAYPDIVVRGKVEHIHYESHLENNVTIYHVDIIPETIPKVFRSGMSANIDIVVDEREGAVLIPAGAVQNHDGQSVVMVKNLQGDAQGTYVKVTTGLQDEDLVEIREGIEAGTTLLVHDDSFVLPENSGSGNPFLPQRKKR is encoded by the coding sequence ATGAATAAAAAAGTGCTTGTCGGTGCAGCAGTGTTTTTCGCAGTAATCGTATTTGCCGTTGTGTGGGGAATGGCTCTTCGGAAGCAAGAATCCGCCACCAAACTGCGTGAGGTGCAAGCTGGAACCGGAACGATTCGTGAAACGGTTTCTACTACCGGTGTCGTAGAGCCACGGAACAGATTGAAAATCCAATCTTCGGTAGCCGGCAGGGTTGAGGAGGTTCTTGTCGATGAAGGGGTCATGGTCACGAAAGGAGACCGGCTTGCGTTGCTCAGCTCCACCGAAAGGGCGGCTCTTTTGGATGCTGCAAGATTGAGGGATAAGAAAGAACAGGCTTATTGGGAGACCGTCTACAGTAAAGCAGCCATTCTGGCCCCAATTGAAGGTCAGGTGATCGTGCGCAGCATCGAACCTGGTCAGACGGTTACCACCAGTGACTCTCTCTTTGTGCTTTCGGACCGGCTGATCGTAATCGCTTATGTCGATGAAACCGATATCGGCAGGGTATCACAGGGTCAGGACGCGACAATAACGCTCGACGCCTATCCGGATATTGTGGTCAGGGGGAAGGTCGAACATATTCACTATGAATCACATCTTGAAAACAACGTCACCATCTACCATGTCGATATCATCCCTGAGACCATTCCAAAAGTGTTCCGTTCCGGTATGAGCGCCAATATCGATATCGTCGTCGATGAAAGAGAAGGTGCTGTTTTGATTCCGGCCGGGGCCGTGCAAAATCATGACGGCCAGAGTGTCGTTATGGTCAAGAACCTTCAGGGAGATGCACAGGGAACCTATGTCAAGGTCACTACAGGTTTGCAGGATGAAGATCTCGTTGAAATCAGGGAGGGTATCGAAGCAGGTACTACGCTTCTGGTTCATGACGATTCGTTTGTGCTGCCTGAAAACAGCGGTAGCGGCAATCCTTTTCTTCCGCAGCGAAAGAAACGGTAA